One genomic segment of Hevea brasiliensis isolate MT/VB/25A 57/8 chromosome 3, ASM3005281v1, whole genome shotgun sequence includes these proteins:
- the LOC110637733 gene encoding zinc finger CCCH domain-containing protein 30, with the protein MCCGWERLKLTPTRILPLISSEESRPTNIDMNHISVETEDTFASLLELAANNDAEGFKRSIERDPVCVDEIGIWYSRQKGSKQMVNQHRTPLMVAATYGAVDVIRIILSLSDADVNRSCGLDKSTALHCAASGGAANAVDAVKLLLAAGGDPNLMDANGHHPIDVIAVPPKLQDMKYTLEELLATDGSVFERNLRVSTATANSSSPPLSPSVENSSPLSSSDSPVKSKLNDVPVFSTSEKKEYPVDPSLPDIKNSIYATDEFRMYSFKVRPCSRAYSHDWTECPFVHPGENARRRDPRKFHYSCVPCPDFRKGACRRGDMCEYAHGVFECWLHPAQYRTRLCKDGTSCARRVCFFAHTVEELRPLYVSTGSAVPSPRTSTSGATAMDFAAAMSLLPGSPSSLSVMSPSPFTPPMSPSGNGMSHSSVAWPQPNVPALHLPGNNLQSSRLRSFFNARDIPAEDYSLLPDFDVQQQQLLNELSSLTQPSLSNNSLNRSGRLKTLTPSNLDDLFSAESSSPRYADQALAAAVFSPTHKSAVLNQFQQQQSMLSPINTNFSPKNVDHPLLQASLASGRMSPRNVEPISPMSPRVSMLAQREKQQQQLRSLSSRELGSNSAAVVGPHVNSWSKWGSSNGKPDWTVSADELGKLRRSNSFELGNGEEPDLSWVQSLVKESPTEMKEKLAMPNSSVAAGASSSEGLNMNSQIESVDHALGAWIDQLHIDQLVAQQN; encoded by the coding sequence ATGTGCTGTGGATGGGAGCGGTTGAAGCTCACACCAACTAGGATACTGCCTCTGATTTCTTCTGAAGAAAGTAGACCAACCAACATAGACATGAATCACATATCTGTCGAGACTGAAGATACTTTTGCAAGCTTACTTGAGCTTGCAGCCAACAATGATGCTGAGGGCTTTAAGAGATCAATTGAGCGTGACCCTGTGTGTGTTGATGAGATTGGAATATGGTATAGTCGTCAGAAAGGCTCCAAGCAGATGGTTAACCAGCATAGAACCCCATTGATGGTCGCCGCAACTTATGGTGCTGTTGATGTTATAAGGATCATTCTTTCTCTTTCAGATGCTGATGTCAATCGATCTTGTGGCCTAGATAAGAGCACTGCCCTTCATTGTGCTGCCTCAGGTGGGGCAGCGAATGCTGTTGATGCTGTGAAACTGCTTTTAGCAGCTGGTGGGGATCCCAATTTGATGGATGCCAATGGTCATCATCCAATTGATGTTATTGCTGTTCCACCAAAGCTCCAAGATATGAAATATACTCTTGAAGAACTTCTTGCTACTGATGGTTCTGTTTTTGAGCGCAATCTGAGGGTTTCCACAGCTACTGCGAATTCAAGTTCTCCACCTCTTTCACCTTCCGTGGAAAATAGCTCTCCACTGTCTTCATCAGACTCTCCAGTGAAGTCAAAGCTAAATGATGTACCTGTTTTCTCCACATCAGAGAAAAAGGAATACCCCGTTGATCCATCTCTGCCGGACATAAAAAACAGCATCTATGCAACTGATGAATTCCGAATGTATTCATTCAAGGTGCGGCCCTGTTCCCGTGCCTATTCTCATGATTGGACTGAGTGCCCATTCGTTCATCCAGGGGAAAATGCTCGAAGAAGGGATCCTAGGAAGTTCCATTACAGTTGTGTTCCATGTCCTGATTTTCGGAAAGGGGCTTGTAGACGGGGAGATATGTGTGAATATGCACATGGAGTTTTTGAGTGCTGGCTCCATCCTGCTCAATATCGAACTCGGCTTTGCAAAGATGGTACAAGTTGTGCTAGAAGAGTTTGCTTCTTTGCCCACACTGTGGAGGAACTCCGTCCATTATATGTATCCACTGGTTCTGCTGTTCCCTCTCCTCGCACGAGCACGTCTGGTGCCACTGCAATGGATTTTGCTGCAGCCATGAGTCTCTTGCCAGGTTCTCCTTCTTCATTATCTGTTATGTCTCCTTCGCCATTCACTCCACCCATGTCTCCATCTGGCAATGGTATGTCACATTCTTCTGTGGCTTGGCCCCAACCAAATGTTCCAGCCTTACATCTCCCTGGAAACAATCTTCAGTCCAGTCGCTTGAGATCTTTCTTTAATGCAAGAGACATTCCAGCTGAGGACTATAGCTTGCTGCCAGATTTTGATGTGCAGCAGCAGCAGCTCCTAAATGAGTTATCCAGTCTCACTCAACCATCTTTGAGTAATAACTCTCTGAACCGTTCTGGTCGTTTGAAAACCCTAACCCCTTCAAACCTTGATGATCTCTTTTCTGCGGAGAGCTCTTCTCCTCGGTATGCTGATCAAGCATTGGCTGCAGCTGTTTTCTCTCCAACTCACAAGTCTGCAGTTCTCAATCAGTTCCAGCAGCAGCAAAGCATGTTATCACCAATCAACACAAATTTTTCTCCAAAGAATGTTGATCATCCTCTGTTGCAGGCCTCTCTTGCATCAGGCAGGATGTCACCTCGAAATGTAGAACCCATTTCCCCTATGAGCCCTCGAGTGTCTATGTTGGCTCAACGTGAGAAACAGCAACAGCAGCTACGTAGCCTCAGTTCGCGGGAGTTAGGCTCCAACTCAGCTGCCGTTGTCGGTCCCCATGTAAATTCTTGGTCAAAATGGGGTTCTTCAAATGGGAAACCGGACTGGACTGTTAGTGCTGATGAGTTGGGTAAGCTTCGCAGATCAAATTCATTTGAGCTTGGTAATGGAGAGGAGCCTGATCTATCATGGGTGCAATCACTAGTTAAAGAATCTCCAACTGAGATGAAAGAAAAGTTGGCCATGCCCAACTCTAGTGTTGCAGCTGGTGCTTCTTCAAGTGAGGGTCTGAATATGAACTCCCAAATTGAATCAGTTGATCATGCACTGGGGGCATGGATTGATCAATTGCATATTGATCAGCTTGTGGCTCAGCAAAATTGA